In Cydia splendana chromosome 26, ilCydSple1.2, whole genome shotgun sequence, the following are encoded in one genomic region:
- the LOC134803594 gene encoding zinc finger protein Xfin-like, with amino-acid sequence MNRQVDVKALVSHIVRGDGLDKCRICMGDTTEGQVYLGDTVMMDGERPVSLAELLEIITGIEVPLEEDFPAGLCTECAQRAMDAASFRTLCRQAASQWDSTLQLLTNYLPTKYKDKTMYIIMKNDEISIANNPRGKPDKHEKITSQIEQKEVQVRDVKHKCQCPDCGKKFAYAQHLYLHLKESMDFKRACYVCAKIMTRDELILHLITAHQLGTYDCKKCPALFKSRKFLIRHTEQAHSPGACTCGDCGRSFKSRPAFNAHLSVHSVKTCPGCDKIFRNQTCYLHHVKKCCDLDISRKTHQTKHKVTIEVKNKTSERRTRVGLRGAADKECICDYCGKKLAGKKFITAHIQIVHLKNTHRPCPYCGKFLASAHMGEHLKKHEVETIFTCEHCGIVLKTKLGYVQHIRLHTGEKPYACKYCGETFSASSRRSEHIRKAHKMPITVLKYACDYCPARFQLPYKLRNHVSTVHNKEDKAAVPFSCKICMEKFSSCRGLTHHSRKHQKEGAVDFKVYSQPKTLSKPRILKVETSPLLPNRICGTCVNTVTPTISLIEYLRDSHRKWTDASNYLHQIEFKENVKTAYIVVDNDVKDITTYTENVKRGQPEDILKHLKKRKQQQNAVKRRNEIHSRKCKNSQRKGGVFICDICAKVYSSKYALKVHLEYIHMNKEHSHQCEHCGKVAEDPGLPPGLCRQCSEDAIAAAHFRQLSTQSHQHWTQAVDSLTQIHDPEDDHRTYYVFYNNGEMLIREELRKISKDEVVVRLNEKPPKNKRSYTRSAGKCQCPDCGKDFPVAYNLNVHLKNTMKRACVRCGLVMEREKLADHLAKVHGCLYADCDICFKLFDDENLLEQHYVSHHNRFSFGCQICGRGYTNDRALRAHMYAHTLFHCLSCNLSFENRRCYKHHQKKCKSARTPVATSFTCDYCGHVYNKKPSLRIHIIQKHLNVLPYVCETCGKRTSTLAHLRSHEAVHTTERKLYKCACGAEMRTELGYLLHQRIHTGEKPYECEECGDRFLSASRRLDHIKRRHRSTKDMPHGCDICQARFITEESLCPNGVCAACTAHAIAAQEFRTLVADSLKIWSFAVKQLEIIPLNHTPTVKSLCAFIRSDNLNIQIAKDYTINEKTTPLNRLKSRMNRKKSDERKPRVHRAGPPCKCTDCGKEFISPYYLNVHFKNSGQKDACISCGAIVLRGKQMRDHLVNVHRETAFVCKECPAIFNNEIEAKKHEKKAHKTGFTCGDCGRTFPRNASFETHAQMHAVRTCRTCGVQFTNRACYREHRSKCEPDAKPDRDTVPRNRRSNIRDPAQFTCDYCKKTYTSRPQLKNHILWIHMDVRPHQCQWCGKRFYTPARLAEHSVVHTRERNFACDICGAKLVSKMAAVYHRRRHTGEKPYRCEDCGDCFISASRRSEHAKRKHGKGPRLHCTKCPSTFVRIHELRRHIEKAHSHVVPVYAFPKTEVSES; translated from the exons ATGAACCGTCAAGTGGATGTAAAAGCGCTAGTGTCCCACATAGTGAGAGGCGATGGCTTGGACAAATGTCGAATTTGTATGGGAGACACCACCGAAGGCCAGGTTTATCTCGGCGACACGGTCATGATGGATGGAGAACGACCGGTCTCGCTTGCTGAACTACTGGAAATAATCACAGGCATCGAG GTTCCGCTGGAGGAGGACTTTCCTGCCGGCCTGTGCACCGAATGTGCTCAGAGAGCCATGGATGCTGCCAGCTTCCGAACGCTGTGCAGGCAAGCCGCTAGCCAATGGGACTCCACTCTACAGCTCCTCACTAACTACTTACCGACCAAGTATAAAGATAAAACCATGTACATCATTATGAAGAATGATGAAATCTCTATAGCTAACAATCCAAGAGGTAAACCAGATAAACATGAGAAAATTACTTCACAAATAGAGCAAAAAGAGGTGCAGGTTAGAGATGTAAAGCATAAATGTCAATGTCCAGACTGTGGAAAGAAATTCGCATATGCACAACATCTCTATTTACATTTAAAGGAGTCTATGGACTTTAAGCGTGCCTGCTATGTTTGTGCTAAAATCATGACTAGAGATGAATTGATTCTGCATTTAATAACTGCTCATCAGCTGGGTACTTATGATTGTAAGAAGTGTCCAGCTTTGTTCAAGTCCCGTAAGTTTCTGATTCGGCATACGGAGCAGGCGCATAGTCCTGGAGCTTGCACATGCGGTGATTGTGGACGTAGCTTTAAATCTAGGCCAGCTTTCAACGCTCACCTATCAGTCCACTCTGTCAAAACATGTCCAGGTTGTGATAAAATATTCAGAAACCAAACATGCTACTTACATCATGTGAAGAAATGCTGCGATTTAGACATTAGTAGGAAGACTCATCAGACGAAGCATAAAGTTACTATAGAAGTTAAGAATAAGACGAGCGAGAGGAGAACTAGAGTGGGCCTTCGAGGGGCAGCGGATAAAGAATGCATTTGTGATTATTGCGGGAAGAAACTAGCAGGGAAGAAGTTTATAACGGCACATATACAGATAGTACATCTTAAAAACACGCACAGACCTTGCCCTTATTGTGGTAAATTTCTTGCCTCTGCCCATATGGGTGAACACCTCAAGAAACATGAGGTTGAAACTATATTCACCTGTGAACACTGTGGTATAGTATTAAAAACCAAGCTAGGTTACGTTCAGCATATTCGTCTccatactggcgagaagccttaCGCTTGTAAATATTGCGGTGAAACTTTTTCAGCATCTTCAAGAAGATCAGAGCATATACGTAAAGCTCACAAAATGCCTATTACTGTACTGAAATATGCTTGTGATTACTGCCCGGCGCGCTTCCAGCTCCCATACAAACTTAGAAATCATGTGTCCACTGTTCACAATAAGGAGGACAAAGCAGCAGTCCCATTTTCTTGTAAGATTTGTATGGAAAAGTTCAGCAGTTGCAGAGGGCTGACACACCATAGTAGGAAGCATCAGAAGGAGGGTGCGGTTGATTTTAAAGTCTATAGCCAACCTAAAACTCTTAGCAAGCCTAGGATACTAAAA GTGGAGACGTCGCCCCTCCTGCCCAACAGGATCTGCGGAACCTGCGTCAACACTGTCACCCCCACCATCTCCCTCATTGAATACCTCAGAGACTCGCACAGAAAATGGACAGACGCCTCCAACTACCTACACCAGATAGAGTTCAAGGAAAACGTTAAAACAGCTTACATAGTTGTAGATaatgacgtcaaagatataacTACTTATACAGAGAATGTGAAGAGAGGTCAGCCGGAGGACATTTTGAAGCATCTCAAGAAACGAAAGCAGCAACAGAACGCTGTTAAGAGGAGAAATGA AATACACTCAAGAAAGTGTAAGAACTCACAAAGAAAAGGCGGCGTGTTCATTTGTGATATCTGCGCTAAAGTGTACAGCTCAAAATACGCCTTAAAAGTCCATTTAGAGTATATCCACATGAACAAAGAGCATTCCCACCAATGTGAACATTGCGGGAAA GTCGCGGAGGACCCGGGCCTGCCTCCAGGCCTCTGCAGACAGTGCTCAGAGGACGCCATAGCAGCCGCACACTTCCGCCAACTCTCCACCCAGTCCCATCAGCACTGGACGCAAGCTGTCGACTCCCTCACCCAAATACACGACCCGGAAGACGATCACAGGACTTACTACGTCTTCTATAACAACGGGGAGATGCTAATCCGAGAGGAACTCAGAAAAATCTCCAAAGACGAGGTCGTGGTGAGACTTAACGAAAAACCGCCAAAGAATAAGAGATCGTACACGAGATCCGCAGGGAAATGCCAATGTCCGGATTGTGGGAAAGATTTCCCTGTAGCCTATAACTTGAATGtacatttgaaaaatactatgaaaCGCGCTTGTGTCCGATGCGGTTTGGTTATGGAGAGGGAAAAACTGGCTGACCATTTGGCTAAAGTACACGGATGTTTATATGCTGATTGTGATATCTGCTTCAAACTGTTTGACGATGAAAATCTACTTGAGCAGCATTACGTGTCGCACCACAACAGATTCTCCTTCGGTTGTCAGATCTGCGGGCGAGGCTACACCAACGACCGAGCTCTAAGAGCTCACATGTACGCGCATACTTTATTCCACTGCTTATCCTGTAACCTAAGCTTCGAAAATCGTCGCTGTTACAAACACCATCAAAAGAAATGCAAATCTGCGCGAACACCAGTCGCAACCAGCTTTACTTGCGATTATTGCGGACACgtttacaacaaaaaaccttCGTTACGCATTCATATAATACAGAAACACCTAAACGTGCTACCTTATGTATGTGAAACGTGTGGCAAAAGAACTTCAACATTAGCTCACTTGAGATCACATGAGGCTGTACATACTACGGAAAGGAAGCTTTATAAATGTGCTTGCGGTGCTGAAATGCGTACAGAGCTGGGATACCTTTTACACCAGAGGATACACACAGGTGAAAAGCCGTACGAGTGTGAAGAGTGCGGCGACCGATTTTTATCGGCTTCAAGACGCTTGGACCATATTAAAAGAAGGCATAGAAGCACTAAAGACATGCCGCACGGCTGCGACATATGCCAGGCTAGGTTC ATAACAGAGGAATCCCTCTGCCCCAACGGCGTGTGCGCCGCCTGCACCGCCCACGCCATCGCGGCGCAAGAGTTCCGCACGCTCGTCGCAGACTCCCTCAAGATATGGTCCTTCGCCGTCAAGCAACTCGAAATCATCCCCCTCAACCACACCCCCACCGTCAAATCCCTCTGCGCCTTCATCAGATCAGACAATCTGAACATACAAATAGCCAAAGACTACACCATTAATGAAAAAACAACTCCCCTAAACAGACTTAAAAGTAGAATGAATAGAAAGAAAAGTGATGAAAGAAAACCAAGAGTGCACCGCGCAGGGCCGCCATGTAAATGCACAGATTGTGGGAAGGAATTCATAAGTCCTTATTATTTGAACGTTCACTTTAAAAATAGCGGTCAGAAAGACGCTTGCATATCCTGTGGGGCTATTGTTCTTAGAGGCAAACAGATGAGAGATCATTTAGTGAATGTCCATAGAGAAACAGCGTTTGTGTGCAAGGAATGCCCTGCGATATTCAACAATGAAATTGAAGCTAAGAAACATGAGAAGAAGGCGCATAAAACTGGCTTCACGTGTGGTGATTGTGGACGCACGTTCCCAAGGAATGCGTCTTTCGAAACTCACGCGCAAATGCACGCTGTACGCACTTGTAGGACGTGCGGTGTACAGTTCACCAATAGAGCGTGCTATAGAGAACATAGATCCAAATGTGAACCAGATGCGAAACCTGACAGAGACACCGTACCGAGAAACAGGCGCTCGAACATTCGCGACCCAGCTCAATTCACCTGCGACTATTGCAAGAAAACTTACACGTCCCGTCCACAATTGAAGAACCATATACTATGGATACATATGGATGTGCGTCCACACCAGTGTCAATGGTGTGGAAAACGTTTTTATACACCAGCAAGGTTAGCTGAGCATAGTGTTGTACACACTAGGGAGCGGAACTTCGCCTGTGACATCTGCGGAGCGAAATTAGTTTCCAAAATGGCCGCTGTGTACCATAGACGCCGTCATACTGGTGAAAAACCTTATCGCTGCGAAGACTGCGGCGATTGCTTCATATCTGCCTCAAGGCGTTCGGAACACGCTAAAAGGAAGCACGGGAAAGGTCCAAGACTACATTGTACTAAATGTCCGTCAACTTTCGTACGGATTCACGAGTTACGGAGGCATATTGAGAAAGCACATAGCCACGTCGTTCCTGTATATGCGTTTCCGAAAACAGAAGTTTCAGAGAGCTAA